Below is a genomic region from Microcaecilia unicolor chromosome 9, aMicUni1.1, whole genome shotgun sequence.
TTAAGATGAAGTGAGAAATGGCAAATATCGCCACCTCTTCCACCCTGAGCAACTCATCACTGGGAAAGAGGATGCAGCCAATAACTATGCCCGGGGCCACTATACCATTGGTAAAGAGAGCATTGATGTAGTGCTCGATCGGATCCGCAAGCTGGTGAGTATCAGTATGTAGCTACCTGACCATTTCATCTCAGGAAATCTGTTATATGATCTGTAAGATCTAAGACAACTTTAGAACATTTCTCAAGAGTGTTTAGCATTTGCTTTATTGATATGAACTGTGTTTGTGTATCACCAAATGAAAGGTGCTCTGTCAGTATAATTATTTTAAATTGAAATGAATTACTTTCACATACTTAGTAACACTTAGCAGGCAACTTTTGACCTAGTACTTGTAATATGACGTATTTTGTCTACAAGTGAAAATGTCAAAACTATTTAGTTTCCAGGTACATTTATACAACGAAAATTAGTTTATTGAAAAGTCATGTGACTTCCTCTTCATTTATCTTGTGCTTTCAGAGTGATGCTTGTTCAGGGCTGCAGGGATTCCTGATTTTCCACAGTTTTGGGGGTGGCACTGGCTCTGGATTCACCTCCTTGCTGATGGAACGCTTGTCTTTGGACTATGGGAAGAAGTCCAAACTGGAATTTGCCATCTATCCAGCACCTCAGGTCTCTACTGCTGTAGTAGAGCCATATAACTCCATCCTCACTACTCACACCACACTTGAACACTCTGACTGTGCATTCATGGTAGACAATGAGGCCATTTATGACATCTGTCGCCGTAATCTTGATATTGAGCGCCCAACATACACCAACCTAAACCGTCTGATCAGCCAGATTGTGTCATCTATTACAGCCTCTCTGCGGTTTGATGGTGCACTTAATGTGGATTTGACTGAGTTTCAGACCAATCTGGTACCCTACCCCCGGATTCATTTCCCACTGGCTACCTACGCACCCATCATCTCTGCCGAGAAGGCCTACCATGAGCAGCTGTCTGTCTCTGAAATCACCAGTGCCTGCTTTGAGCCCAGTAACCAGATGGTGAAGTGCGACCCAAGGCATGGCAAGTACATGGCTTGCTGCATGCTGTATCGTGGCGATGTGGTACCCAAAGATGTTAATGTGGCTATCGCTGCCATCAAGACCAAGAGAACCATTCAGTTTGTGGACTGGTGCCCTACAGGCTTTAAGGTAAGGGAACAAATACTTGGTCTAATGCTACTGAATATATGTACTTTGACAGTATTTGGCAAAAATGTGTGGTACATGAacacaattttcaaagggatcaGCTAATTAAATAGGGAATCATCCAAACTCAATAGAGGATTCTTTCAAAGGAAATGAAGCTCTGAAAGTGGATGAGGGTGAAAGGCAgtagactcaggaataatctgaagaaatatttctttacagagagggtggtagatgcatggagcaacctcctagtggaagtggtggagtcaAGGGCAGTATCTGaattccactactcatgatgtattgtaagccactttgagcctgcaaagaggtgggataaggtgggatataaatgcaacaaataaataaataaaattcaagaaCGCATGGGACAGGCACAGTAGATCTCcaaaagagaggaagagattgtaGAGTTTAGTAGTTAGTgtagatgagcagactggatagatttTAAGATCTTTATCTTccttcattttctgtgtttctatgataCCCTGGGATTAAAACTGCATCCAACAGATCAGCTAACTATGGGGCTTCTGTGGATCAAAAAGACCATCCTAGAGATGGGTCTGGCTTGGGAAAGGGAAAATATATAGATTTCCAAATCTATGCATGTACTCCTGC
It encodes:
- the LOC115477152 gene encoding tubulin alpha-8 chain translates to MVDLEPTVVDEVRNGKYRHLFHPEQLITGKEDAANNYARGHYTIGKESIDVVLDRIRKLSDACSGLQGFLIFHSFGGGTGSGFTSLLMERLSLDYGKKSKLEFAIYPAPQVSTAVVEPYNSILTTHTTLEHSDCAFMVDNEAIYDICRRNLDIERPTYTNLNRLISQIVSSITASLRFDGALNVDLTEFQTNLVPYPRIHFPLATYAPIISAEKAYHEQLSVSEITSACFEPSNQMVKCDPRHGKYMACCMLYRGDVVPKDVNVAIAAIKTKRTIQFVDWCPTGFKVGINYQPPTVVPGGDLAKVQRAVCMLSNTTAISEAWARLDHKFDLMYAKRAFVHWYVGEGMEEGEFAEAREDLAALEKDYEEVGTDSFEDENDGEEF